A single genomic interval of Agarivorans aestuarii harbors:
- the mutM gene encoding bifunctional DNA-formamidopyrimidine glycosylase/DNA-(apurinic or apyrimidinic site) lyase, whose translation MPELPEVETSRRGISPHIENQVISEIVVRQPKLRWPVPELIQCCVGLAILSVTRRAKYLLLETEAGHIIIHLGMSGSLRIVEQGLAAEKHDHVDIVLANGKVLRLNDPRRFGCVLFSQLPIDQYNLLVNLGPEPLHDEFSAKYLIEQASKRSVAIKQFIMDNKVVVGVGNIYANEALFRTGIHPKRAANKVSKVRLELLTDNIKQVLAEAIEQGGTSLKDFTNADGKPGYFKQTLAVYGREGEACDSCGELIKALRIGQRNTFFCPHCQR comes from the coding sequence ATGCCTGAGTTACCAGAGGTAGAAACCAGCCGCCGCGGGATTAGTCCGCATATTGAAAATCAAGTAATTAGTGAAATAGTGGTTCGCCAGCCTAAATTACGTTGGCCAGTGCCAGAGTTGATCCAGTGCTGCGTGGGTTTAGCTATTTTGTCGGTCACTCGGCGGGCTAAGTATTTGCTCCTAGAAACCGAAGCTGGCCACATCATTATTCATTTGGGCATGTCGGGTAGTTTGCGAATTGTTGAGCAAGGCCTTGCAGCCGAAAAACATGACCATGTAGATATTGTATTGGCAAATGGAAAAGTGCTTAGGCTTAACGATCCTCGTCGTTTTGGCTGTGTCTTGTTTAGTCAGCTACCCATTGATCAATATAATTTGTTGGTTAATTTGGGGCCAGAGCCCTTACATGACGAGTTCTCAGCTAAGTATTTAATTGAGCAAGCAAGCAAGCGCAGTGTGGCCATCAAACAATTTATTATGGATAACAAAGTGGTAGTGGGCGTAGGTAATATTTACGCCAACGAAGCTTTGTTTAGAACGGGCATCCACCCCAAACGTGCAGCTAATAAAGTCAGCAAAGTGCGCCTAGAGTTGCTTACCGACAACATCAAACAAGTATTGGCGGAAGCCATAGAACAAGGCGGCACTAGCCTTAAAGATTTTACTAATGCCGATGGCAAGCCTGGCTATTTTAAGCAAACCTTAGCGGTATATGGCCGAGAAGGCGAAGCTTGTGATTCTTGCGGGGAGTTGATTAAGGCATTACGCATTGGCCAGCGCAATACCTTCTTTTGCCCACATTGTCAGCGCTAG
- the rpmG gene encoding 50S ribosomal protein L33, producing MREKIRLNSSAGTGHFYTTDKNKRNMPEKMEIKKFDPVVRQHVMYKEGKIK from the coding sequence ATTCGCGAAAAAATTCGTTTGAACTCATCAGCTGGCACTGGTCACTTCTACACCACTGATAAGAACAAACGTAACATGCCTGAGAAAATGGAAATCAAAAAATTTGATCCTGTTGTTCGTCAGCACGTTATGTACAAAGAAGGCAAAATCAAATAG
- the rpmB gene encoding 50S ribosomal protein L28 — MSRVCQVTGKKPAVGNNVSHAKNRTRRRFLPNLQSHRFWVETEKRFVKLRVSTKGMRIIDKKGIDAVLAEMRGRGEKV; from the coding sequence ATGTCTAGAGTATGCCAAGTTACTGGTAAGAAACCAGCTGTTGGTAACAACGTATCGCACGCAAAAAACCGCACTCGTCGTCGTTTTTTGCCTAACCTTCAATCTCACCGTTTTTGGGTTGAGACTGAGAAACGTTTTGTTAAATTACGCGTATCTACTAAAGGTATGCGCATCATCGACAAAAAAGGTATCGACGCTGTTTTAGCTGAGATGCGTGGTCGTGGTGAGAAGGTATAA
- the radC gene encoding RadC family protein produces the protein MAICDWPAEQRPREKLLNSGAQSLSDAELLAIFLRVGCAGLDAVSLAQHLLAQFGSLRAVLAADHQQFCAEKGLGSAKFAQLHASIEMSRRYLLADISENSVLDSAESAKNYLSMELSHQQREVFAILLLDNQHRVVQFAPLFFGTIDAASVYPRVVVQRVLEKNAAAVIFAHNHPSGVAEPSLADKQITTKLIKALALIDVRVLDHVVVGCGETVSFAERGWI, from the coding sequence ATGGCAATTTGTGATTGGCCGGCCGAACAACGGCCGAGAGAAAAGCTATTAAATAGTGGTGCCCAAAGTTTAAGTGATGCTGAGTTACTGGCGATTTTTTTGCGAGTAGGATGTGCCGGACTAGATGCAGTGAGTTTAGCTCAGCATTTACTCGCTCAGTTTGGTTCCTTGCGAGCGGTATTAGCTGCCGATCATCAGCAGTTTTGTGCAGAAAAAGGTTTGGGTAGCGCAAAATTTGCACAATTACATGCTTCGATAGAAATGAGTCGACGTTATTTGCTGGCCGATATTAGTGAAAATAGTGTGTTAGATAGCGCCGAATCGGCAAAAAACTACCTTTCTATGGAATTATCTCACCAACAACGTGAAGTATTTGCAATATTGCTATTGGATAATCAGCATCGAGTGGTACAATTCGCGCCGCTATTTTTCGGAACGATTGATGCCGCCAGTGTTTACCCACGGGTGGTGGTACAGCGAGTATTAGAAAAAAATGCTGCTGCAGTAATATTTGCCCATAATCACCCCTCGGGTGTGGCAGAGCCAAGTTTGGCTGATAAGCAAATTACTACCAAATTAATCAAGGCCTTAGCACTGATTGATGTGCGAGTTTTAGACCATGTTGTAGTCGGCTGTGGAGAGACTGTGTCTTTCGCCGAGCGCGGTTGGATCTGA